Below is a window of Camelina sativa cultivar DH55 chromosome 11, Cs, whole genome shotgun sequence DNA.
GTTATCATCAGTACCGGGATTAACCCCAAGGCTAAATCTTACTACCTCTTCGACGGATATGCCCATCTTTCTTCTGGTCTTGCTTGTGGGCTTGCTGGTCTTTCTGCTGGAATGGCCATTGGTATTGTTGGTGATGCTGGTGTCAGGTATGATCCTCTACGTCTTTCTTTGTGTACATTCACTTCTGCTAAAAAGACTCAATTTCTTACAAGCATTTCCTTATGAACCTGGATAACTTGAGTTTGGTGTTCTAGGCCATGGCGTATTTGATATGTTTAGCATCTTAAagcatgtgtgtgtgtgagtgtctATTGCTTCATATATCCGTCTGATGATAAGCAACTTTGTTGGTTGATCACAGGGCCAATGCTCAACAGCCAAAGCTTTTCGTTGGTATGATTCTTATCCTCATTTTCGCTGAAGCTCTGGCTCTATACGGTCTTATCGTGGGGATCATTTTGTCCTCGCGAGCTGGTCAGTCCAGAGCCGAATGAGAAGAGAGTGCCGGTTCTTGAACTCCGCATGattctttctttcccttttcGCCGGTCTGTTCATGGAGCCGGGatcttctttatattatttgtcaGGTTAGTAGAGACACAATGGTTTTGCTCCTTGTAGcatgttttttttctgaagAACGTGCTTGCTCGAAACAAAAACCACACatcatcaaaagtgttgttcgTTTTCACCATTCTGTTATGTTTGTAATGAGACCGCGACGGATTCTTATGTTCCCAGTAAGATAACTGTGGGAGACACCCCTCTATTTATTATCTTTTGTCATTTTCAAATAAATACCAGAAAACTCGATTTCATCtt
It encodes the following:
- the LOC104720798 gene encoding V-type proton ATPase subunit c1, producing MSTFSGDETAPFFGFLGAAAALVFSCMGAAYGTAKSGVGVASMGVMRPELVMKSIVPVVMAGVLGIYGLIIAVIISTGINPKAKSYYLFDGYAHLSSGLACGLAGLSAGMAIGIVGDAGVRANAQQPKLFVGMILILIFAEALALYGLIVGIILSSRAGQSRAE